A single Maniola hyperantus chromosome 11, iAphHyp1.2, whole genome shotgun sequence DNA region contains:
- the Mocs1 gene encoding molybdenum cofactor biosynthesis protein 1 isoform X2 has protein sequence MENEHHCGVTRTRTSRLRVEHGMSCCSSLRHLLRGATSRRSGGAWSVLAASERQAHSNVQAPAAALESPLDPLVDLHGRKHDYLRISLTERCNLRCQYCMPAEGVPLSARSALLSRDELLRLARVFAALGVRKLRLTGGEPTLRADLLDVVQGLSELRGVHTVAMTSNGLALTRRLPALQRAGLSALNLSLDSLRAERFERMARRPGLSHVLASLDLALQLGLPSVKINTVLMKGFNDDEICDFVELTKDREVDVRFIEFMPFAGNEWRDSRMVSERAALDAVRRRHPQLRAAAPAPCRTATMWQVPGYRGRVGFISSMSVPFCGSCNRLRLTADGNLKVCLFGAAETNMRDALRGGADTGELVELVRGALRRKHKQHAAAPQRVFARGLCSRAALTHVDAEGQARMVDVGDKPATRRSAEAECFVRVSARVVRLLRAARLPKGDALTVAQVAGLAGAKRAADLLPLCHPLPLEHARVRLELPRGDGGGRVRVACECAARARTGVEMEALTGCAVAALALYDMCKAVDKAMVVEGLRVVRKAGGASDWPPPRAEPLAVRAHDTSPLRPDETYAPTDVVHF, from the exons ATGGAAAATGAGCATCATTGTGGTGTCACACGGACGCGGACGAGTAGACTGCGCGTCGAGCACGG GATGTCGTGCTGCAGCAGTCTGCGCCACTTGCTACGCGGAGCGACGTCTCGGCGAAGCGGAGGCGCGTGGAGCGTACTGGCGGCCTCGGAGCGCCAGGCACACAGTAAT GTGCAGGCGCCGGCCGCTGCGCTGGAGAGCCCCCTGGATCCTCTCGTGGACCTGCACGGTCGCAAACATGACTATCTTCGCATTTCTCTTACTGAGCGATGTAATTTAAGAT GTCAGTACTGCATGCCGGCCGAGGGCGTGCCGCTGAGCGCGCGCTCGGCGCTGCTGTCGCGCGACGAGCTGCTGCGGCTGGCGCGCGTGTTCGCCGCGCTCGGCGTGCGCAAGCTGCGCCTCACGGGCGGCGAGCCCACCTTGCGCGCCGACCTGCTCGACGTCGTGC AGGGCCTGAGCGAGCTGCGCGGAGTGCACACGGTGGCGATGACGAGCAACGGGCTGGCGCTGACGCGGCGCCTGCCCGCGCTGCAGCGCGCCGGCCTCTCCGCGCTCAACCTGTCGCTCGACTCGCTGCGCGCCGAGCGGTTCGAGCGCATGGCGCGCCGACCG GGGCTGTCGCACGTGCTGGCGAGCTTGGACCTCGCGCTGCAGCTCGGCTTGCCTTCCGTCAAAATTAACACAGTCCTCATGAAAG GATTCAACGACGACGAGATCTGCGACTTCGTGGAACTGACGAAGGACCGGGAAGTCGACGTGAG GTTCATCGAGTTCATGCCGTTCGCGGGCAACGAGTGGCGGGACTCGCGCATGGTGTCGGAGCGCGCGGCGCTGGACGCGGTGCGGCGCCGCCACCCGCAGCTGCGCGCGGCCGCGCCGGCGCCCTGCAGGACCGCCACG ATGTGGCAGGTGCCGGGCTACCGCGGGCGCGTCGGCTTCATCTCGTCCATGAGCGTGCCGTTCTGCGGCTCGTGCAACCGCCTGCGCCTCACGGCCGACGGGAACCTCAAG GTGTGCCTGTTCGGTGCGGCGGAGACGAACATGCGCGACGCGCTGCGCGGCGGCGCGGACACGGGCGAGCTCGTCGAGCTGGTGCGCGGCGCGCTGCGGCGCAAGCACAAGCAGCACGCCG CGGCGCCGCAGCGCGTGTTCGCACGCGGCCTGTGCTCGCGCGCCGCGCTCACGCACGTGGACGCCGAGGGGCAGGCGCGCATGGTGGACGTGGGCGACAAGCCGGCGACGCGGCGCTCGGCCGAGGCGGAGTGCTTCGTGCGCGTGTCGGCGCGCGTCGTGCGCCTGCTGCGCGCCGCGCGCCTGCCCAAGGGCGACGCGCTGACCGTGGCGCAGGTGGCGGGGCTGGCGGGCGCCAAGCGCGCGGCCGACCTGCTGCCGCTGTGCCACCCGCTGCCGCTGGAGCACGCGCGCGTGCGCCTGGAGCTGCCGCGCGGCGACGGCGGCGGCCGCGTGCGCGTGGCGTGCGAgtgcgcggcgcgcgcgcgcacCGGCGTGGAGATGGAGGCGCTGACGGGCTGCGCGGTGGCGGCGCTGGCGCTGTACGACATGTGCAAGGCGGTGGACAAGGCCATGGTGGTGGAG